Proteins co-encoded in one Spirosoma endbachense genomic window:
- a CDS encoding cysteine desulfurase family protein — protein MTPTAAVYLDNAATTRLDPEVLDAMLPLMTEQFGNPSSIHSHGRTVRTAIEKARKTVAGLLNTSPAEIFFTSGGTEADNTAIRSSIETYGLTHAITSPLEHHAVLHTLEHLAKRGTIQLSLVNIDEKGHIDLAHLETLLQNNRNTGQTRSLVSLMHGNNEIGTILNLTRAGEICRAYEAIFHSDTVQTMGHFRHDLQQLPVDFIVGAAHKFHGPKGVGFLYVNAERAKIHPFVHGGAQERNMRGGTENVYGIVGLAKALEIAYRDMDTHRQYITSLKRRMIEQLREKMPDVRFNGDSADVEASLYTVLNVSLPASDMSDMLLFSLDIARISASGGSACSSGSNVGSHVLSALPGLDPDRGYVRFSFGKYNTPAEIDYAVDTLVGLYQKELVK, from the coding sequence ATGACACCTACCGCTGCCGTATACCTGGATAATGCTGCGACCACCCGGCTCGATCCTGAAGTTTTAGACGCTATGTTGCCCCTTATGACTGAGCAGTTTGGCAATCCTTCGTCTATTCATAGTCACGGTCGAACCGTACGCACAGCCATTGAAAAAGCACGCAAAACGGTTGCCGGATTACTGAATACATCGCCAGCCGAAATTTTCTTTACATCGGGTGGCACCGAAGCCGACAATACCGCAATTCGGAGTAGTATTGAAACCTACGGTCTGACGCACGCAATTACGTCGCCACTGGAACACCATGCTGTGCTGCATACGCTTGAACATTTAGCGAAGCGGGGAACCATTCAATTAAGTCTGGTAAATATCGACGAAAAAGGTCATATTGATCTGGCGCATCTGGAAACATTGTTGCAGAACAACCGCAACACTGGGCAGACCCGTTCGCTGGTATCGCTGATGCACGGAAATAACGAGATCGGTACTATCCTGAACCTGACTCGGGCAGGAGAAATTTGCCGGGCCTATGAGGCTATTTTTCATTCCGATACGGTGCAGACAATGGGCCATTTTCGGCATGATCTGCAACAACTGCCGGTCGATTTTATCGTTGGAGCTGCTCATAAATTTCACGGCCCCAAGGGTGTAGGCTTTCTCTATGTCAATGCCGAACGCGCAAAAATTCATCCCTTTGTTCATGGGGGAGCGCAGGAGCGTAACATGCGCGGAGGAACCGAAAACGTTTACGGAATTGTTGGACTGGCCAAAGCGCTGGAAATTGCTTACCGCGATATGGATACGCATCGCCAATACATTACGTCTCTGAAACGTCGGATGATTGAGCAACTTCGCGAAAAGATGCCGGATGTGCGATTTAATGGCGATTCGGCCGACGTGGAAGCTAGTTTATATACCGTTCTGAACGTTAGCCTGCCTGCCTCCGACATGAGTGATATGCTTCTGTTCAGTCTGGATATTGCCCGAATTTCGGCTTCGGGTGGTTCTGCCTGCTCGAGTGGTTCGAACGTTGGTTCGCACGTACTGTCGGCTCTGCCAGGGCTTGATCCCGATCGTGGCTATGTCCGGTTCTCATTCGGTAAATACAATACGCCAGCAGAAATTGATTATGCCGTCGATACACTGGTTGGCCTTTATCAGAAGGAATTGGTGAAATAA
- a CDS encoding sensor histidine kinase, translating into MRLIFGLYLLFGILTLPALHAQPKADVLTLPLDEILPDEYWRFKAGNNPAWASPSYNDRQWINSSPSSLLLQNRPLWQTGQGWFRLPVRIDRPLVGLKLQLNISQFGTSEWYLDGRKVATLKPSAKGWAASQRTLQTLSFQLADTNQHLLAVHYSFQPEPVYYAATGQVPFETTAYIASQASQTMVNWHRLITGLTFCLLSVFALLSVLHLLFYKANPSQVVNKWQGLAMLCLGLGTLLDALGDFPVTLTTYSLISLVCELTCYLGCGFLLRAVYQYLNQPVGWLFRVLIGCLVIIFIYSLWIDNPSSILMSVVLCTLLFDYVRVSWLGKKQATADARLPWKSLKVAFYALLGSPLVLILLIVMGQSENLDLFVYATLLLVAVAFLSIPLGFSLSLVSDYTQTHQALRQNLQQVEQLSRQTLAQEQEKQYLLAEQNQTLERLVHQRTAALEESLGELRSTQHQLIQAEKMATLGKLTKGIVDRILNPLNYINNFSLNAQELLQEMQTANQKYLATIPAEEQDDLNDTATMLAQNLTKIHEHGNSTARILQDMRKLLKERSSTLVVTDLNPYVTQHIDTALQKAKAKYPSLSVQLDLQLSPQATHVHLLPVEFSEILTSLVDNTCYTLAEKSHREKEFEARLEVRTQVVNEQVQLQVRDNGRGIPAREASQLFNPFFTTKPTAKGTGLGLFMSKDVVEYLNGQMQIESVEDHYTQVTILLPLCGEVLSAA; encoded by the coding sequence ATGCGTTTAATTTTTGGGCTATATCTACTTTTTGGCATCTTAACCCTGCCCGCCCTGCATGCTCAACCAAAGGCCGATGTGCTTACGCTGCCTTTAGATGAAATATTGCCCGATGAATACTGGCGATTTAAGGCGGGCAACAACCCAGCCTGGGCCAGTCCTTCTTACAATGATCGGCAATGGATAAACAGTTCACCATCATCGCTGCTGCTTCAGAATCGACCGCTTTGGCAGACAGGACAAGGATGGTTCCGGTTGCCAGTTCGGATCGACAGGCCCCTGGTTGGCCTCAAATTGCAGCTCAATATCAGCCAGTTTGGTACGTCCGAATGGTACCTCGATGGTCGGAAGGTGGCAACGCTCAAGCCATCGGCTAAGGGCTGGGCGGCTTCCCAGCGAACGCTACAAACCCTTTCATTTCAGCTAGCCGATACCAATCAGCACCTGCTGGCGGTCCATTACAGTTTCCAGCCCGAACCCGTCTACTATGCGGCTACTGGCCAGGTACCGTTCGAAACAACGGCTTATATAGCCAGTCAGGCAAGCCAGACAATGGTGAACTGGCATCGCCTGATCACAGGCTTGACCTTCTGCTTATTGAGCGTATTTGCGCTGTTGAGTGTGCTTCACCTGCTATTCTACAAAGCGAATCCCAGCCAGGTGGTCAATAAATGGCAAGGATTGGCGATGCTTTGCCTGGGGTTGGGTACGTTACTGGATGCACTGGGTGATTTTCCGGTAACTTTAACGACATATTCCCTGATAAGTCTGGTCTGCGAACTGACCTGCTATTTAGGGTGTGGCTTTCTCCTGAGGGCAGTCTATCAGTATTTAAATCAACCTGTTGGCTGGCTTTTTCGGGTGTTGATTGGGTGTCTGGTCATTATCTTCATCTACAGTCTCTGGATTGATAACCCATCCAGCATTCTGATGTCGGTGGTACTATGCACACTACTATTCGACTATGTGCGGGTTAGTTGGCTGGGTAAAAAGCAGGCAACTGCCGACGCCCGGCTTCCCTGGAAATCCCTCAAGGTAGCCTTCTATGCCTTACTGGGAAGTCCTCTGGTTTTGATACTATTAATCGTGATGGGCCAGAGCGAAAACCTCGACCTGTTTGTGTATGCGACCCTGCTCCTGGTGGCGGTGGCATTCCTGAGTATTCCGCTCGGGTTTTCACTCTCCCTGGTCAGCGACTACACACAAACCCACCAGGCTCTGCGCCAGAATTTGCAGCAAGTGGAACAGCTTTCACGCCAGACCCTGGCCCAGGAACAGGAGAAGCAGTACCTGCTGGCCGAGCAGAACCAAACCCTCGAACGACTGGTGCACCAGCGCACGGCCGCCCTGGAAGAGTCGCTGGGGGAATTGCGAAGCACGCAGCACCAGTTGATTCAGGCCGAAAAAATGGCCACTCTGGGCAAGCTCACCAAAGGCATTGTCGACCGCATTCTTAACCCGCTCAACTACATCAACAACTTTTCCCTCAACGCCCAGGAACTGCTCCAGGAAATGCAGACAGCGAATCAGAAATACCTGGCAACGATTCCCGCCGAAGAACAGGACGATCTGAACGATACGGCAACGATGCTGGCCCAGAATTTGACCAAGATTCATGAGCATGGCAACAGCACAGCCCGAATTTTACAGGATATGCGGAAATTACTCAAAGAGCGCTCGTCAACTCTGGTTGTCACGGACTTAAATCCCTATGTGACGCAGCATATCGACACGGCGTTGCAGAAGGCGAAGGCTAAATATCCTTCCTTGTCGGTTCAACTCGACCTCCAACTCAGTCCGCAAGCGACTCACGTGCATTTACTGCCGGTTGAGTTTAGTGAAATACTGACCAGTCTGGTCGATAACACCTGTTACACGCTGGCCGAAAAGAGTCATCGGGAAAAGGAGTTTGAAGCCCGGCTGGAGGTTAGAACGCAGGTCGTCAATGAGCAGGTTCAGCTACAGGTTCGTGACAATGGGCGTGGAATTCCGGCCAGAGAGGCCAGCCAGTTATTTAATCCATTTTTCACAACAAAGCCTACGGCCAAAGGAACAGGTCTGGGTTTGTTCATGAGTAAAGACGTGGTTGAGTATCTGAATGGTCAGATGCAGATTGAGTCGGTGGAGGATCACTACACTCAGGTAACAATCCTATTGCCGCTCTGTGGAGAAGTGCTAAGTGCAGCCTGA
- a CDS encoding retropepsin-like aspartic protease, translating to MWTLKLYVLVLCTISCQPNFGQETKQRTESARNYELSFQLTESNNLSIEAILNEIDTVNLMVHTAANSVTLTEEAIQKLKSLTFAGTDSVKSWGGGGNSSRFSKGNTLQIGELKWQGVSIWENKN from the coding sequence ATGTGGACGTTAAAACTTTATGTACTTGTTCTTTGCACAATTTCGTGCCAGCCAAATTTTGGCCAGGAAACAAAACAGCGAACAGAATCAGCGAGAAATTATGAACTTTCTTTTCAATTGACGGAGTCGAATAATCTTTCTATAGAAGCCATATTGAATGAAATTGACACGGTAAATTTAATGGTTCATACGGCCGCTAATTCTGTTACATTAACCGAAGAGGCCATCCAGAAATTAAAAAGCTTGACATTTGCCGGAACCGATAGTGTAAAAAGCTGGGGAGGAGGAGGTAATTCGTCGAGATTCAGTAAAGGCAATACGCTGCAAATTGGCGAACTAAAATGGCAGGGTGTATCGATATGGGAGAATAAAAATTGA
- a CDS encoding alpha/beta hydrolase, which translates to MIKTIYLFAITFLWGTAGLAQQEIPLYPGSIPNAKETPDEEIRRADHVVSQVSRPTLSVFLPPSGKANGAAVIICPGGGYGVLVIKREGYDVAEAFTKMGITAFVLKYRLPSDKTMPDKSIGPLQDAQQAIKTIRQRATEWNIDPKKLGIMGFSAGGHLAATAGTHFSKSLIDNPANISLRPDFMILVYPVISLSEKMGHSGTRTNLLGATPSPEQISQYSNEAHVEISTPPTFLTHAGDDKVVPVANSLVFYEALQRQGIPADLHLYTKGGHGYLQTPAFDEWFGRCLHWLRQMEITPGP; encoded by the coding sequence ATGATCAAAACTATTTATTTATTCGCCATTACTTTTTTATGGGGAACTGCCGGTTTAGCTCAACAGGAAATTCCTTTATATCCCGGCTCTATCCCGAATGCCAAAGAAACACCTGATGAAGAAATCAGGCGAGCCGATCATGTGGTTTCTCAGGTGTCCCGTCCTACACTATCTGTATTTCTGCCGCCCAGCGGGAAAGCCAATGGGGCGGCCGTTATTATTTGTCCCGGTGGTGGTTATGGTGTTTTGGTGATTAAACGCGAAGGTTACGATGTTGCTGAAGCGTTTACGAAAATGGGCATTACCGCTTTTGTGTTGAAATATCGGTTGCCAAGCGATAAAACGATGCCCGACAAATCCATCGGTCCCTTGCAGGATGCTCAGCAGGCAATAAAAACGATTCGGCAACGGGCTACTGAATGGAATATTGACCCGAAAAAGCTGGGTATTATGGGATTTTCGGCGGGGGGGCATCTGGCCGCAACGGCGGGAACACATTTTTCGAAATCATTGATCGACAATCCTGCGAACATCAGTCTTCGGCCCGATTTTATGATTCTGGTTTATCCAGTTATCAGTCTGTCCGAAAAAATGGGACATTCGGGTACAAGAACAAATCTATTGGGAGCCACTCCCAGTCCTGAACAAATCAGCCAGTACTCCAACGAAGCGCACGTAGAAATATCTACTCCACCAACCTTCCTGACCCATGCGGGCGATGACAAGGTGGTGCCGGTTGCGAATAGTCTGGTTTTTTACGAAGCGTTACAACGGCAGGGTATTCCGGCTGACTTGCATCTGTACACCAAAGGAGGACACGGGTACCTGCAAACCCCCGCTTTCGACGAATGGTTTGGGCGTTGCCTGCATTGGCTTCGGCAAATGGAGATAACGCCAGGGCCATGA
- a CDS encoding mechanosensitive ion channel family protein, whose amino-acid sequence MDFSLAAGLIYAELSNWIRTAIRFTPKIAVAILLLVVFTFLSRWLSRWVVRGLDTISNNISLINLTGAVTRVFVMAVGFFVALGVLGLDKTVTSLLAGAGVIALAIGFAFQDLTTNFISGAMIAFARPIQVGDVVETNGYTGKVLDIKLRSIVIDNGQGQTVEIPSKDVFQKPITNFSRIGQRRVELAAGVSYIDDLAKAQQVAKAAVSRLPFVLRDRPVELHYRNFADANVQFVLWFWINNSTSHQAALSEAMMAVKRTFDENQILIVFAGQTFDLKNKLAPPQPEQSDK is encoded by the coding sequence ATGGATTTTTCACTTGCCGCCGGACTGATTTATGCTGAACTGTCAAACTGGATTCGCACCGCGATTCGCTTCACCCCCAAGATAGCAGTAGCCATTTTACTGCTGGTTGTGTTTACGTTTCTATCACGCTGGCTTAGTCGCTGGGTGGTGCGAGGACTGGATACGATCAGCAATAATATTTCACTCATTAACCTGACCGGAGCCGTTACCCGCGTTTTTGTAATGGCAGTCGGTTTTTTTGTAGCACTGGGCGTATTAGGACTCGATAAGACCGTGACCTCACTTCTGGCTGGAGCAGGTGTTATTGCGCTGGCAATTGGCTTTGCTTTTCAGGATCTGACAACCAATTTCATTTCGGGTGCTATGATTGCCTTCGCCCGGCCGATTCAGGTTGGCGATGTGGTCGAAACGAACGGGTATACGGGGAAAGTACTGGACATTAAACTCCGCTCGATTGTGATTGACAATGGGCAGGGCCAAACGGTAGAAATTCCCAGCAAAGACGTATTCCAGAAGCCTATTACCAATTTCTCCCGTATTGGCCAGCGACGGGTTGAACTGGCGGCCGGTGTGTCTTATATCGATGATTTAGCCAAAGCGCAACAGGTAGCTAAAGCAGCCGTCAGCCGACTTCCCTTCGTGTTGCGGGATCGCCCGGTCGAATTACACTACCGTAATTTTGCCGACGCCAATGTCCAGTTTGTACTCTGGTTCTGGATCAACAATTCGACGAGTCATCAGGCGGCTCTCAGTGAAGCGATGATGGCGGTAAAACGAACATTTGATGAAAACCAGATTCTGATTGTTTTTGCGGGTCAAACCTTCGATTTGAAAAACAAACTCGCTCCTCCCCAGCCAGAGCAATCGGACAAATA
- the gnd gene encoding decarboxylating NADP(+)-dependent phosphogluconate dehydrogenase produces MTKSADIGLIGLAVMGENLVLNMESKGFTVAVYNRTVEKVDKFIHGRGAGKNFIGAHSIEELVASLERPRKVMLLVKAGQAVDDFIEQIIPHLEPGDIIIDGGNSYFVDTIRRAKYVESKGFLYIGTGVSGGEIGALHGPSMMPGGSVEAWPAVKNIFQSIAAKVDDGTPCCDWVGKDGAGHFVKMVHNGIEYGDMQIIGEAYQVMRDLLGMSADEMHEVFKKWNTEELDSYLIEITADIMAFKDEDGKPMVDKILDTAGQKGTGKWTGTAALDLGIPLTLIGESVFARFLSAQKDMRVEASKVISGPKPTFSGDKAQLLNDLKMALYGAKIISYAQGYNLFMAAAKEYDWKLNYGDIALMWRGGCIIRSAFLGDIKKAFDTNPELPHLLLDGFFKQKVEGAQDGWRRVCAAALINGIPAPALTSALCYLDGFRSEWLPANLLQAQRDYFGAHTYERIDKPRGQFFHTNWTGEGGDTVSTAYNN; encoded by the coding sequence ATGACAAAATCTGCAGATATCGGCTTAATCGGTCTAGCCGTAATGGGTGAAAACCTTGTGCTTAACATGGAAAGCAAAGGGTTTACCGTAGCTGTTTACAATCGAACAGTTGAGAAGGTGGATAAATTTATTCACGGAAGAGGAGCCGGGAAAAACTTCATTGGCGCCCATTCCATTGAAGAATTGGTCGCTTCTCTAGAACGTCCCCGTAAGGTGATGCTGTTGGTAAAAGCTGGACAAGCCGTGGATGATTTTATTGAACAGATCATTCCCCATCTGGAACCGGGTGACATTATCATTGATGGTGGTAATTCTTACTTCGTAGATACCATTCGCCGAGCCAAGTATGTAGAAAGCAAAGGTTTTCTTTACATTGGAACGGGTGTATCTGGCGGAGAAATTGGTGCATTACATGGCCCTTCCATGATGCCTGGTGGCAGTGTTGAAGCCTGGCCAGCAGTGAAAAATATTTTTCAGTCGATTGCGGCAAAAGTTGACGATGGTACGCCCTGCTGCGATTGGGTAGGGAAAGATGGTGCTGGGCACTTTGTGAAAATGGTGCATAATGGTATCGAGTATGGCGATATGCAGATTATAGGCGAGGCTTATCAGGTCATGAGAGATCTGTTGGGTATGAGCGCTGATGAGATGCATGAAGTATTCAAAAAGTGGAATACTGAAGAGCTGGATTCGTACCTGATTGAAATTACCGCCGACATCATGGCCTTCAAAGATGAGGACGGCAAACCGATGGTGGATAAAATTCTGGATACCGCCGGGCAAAAAGGTACGGGTAAATGGACTGGCACGGCCGCTCTTGATCTGGGTATACCACTAACCCTGATTGGAGAATCGGTCTTCGCTCGTTTTCTATCGGCGCAAAAAGATATGCGGGTAGAAGCCTCGAAAGTAATTAGCGGACCCAAACCCACATTTAGTGGTGACAAGGCACAACTGCTGAACGATTTGAAAATGGCACTTTATGGTGCTAAAATCATTTCGTATGCACAAGGGTATAATCTGTTTATGGCTGCTGCCAAAGAGTACGACTGGAAACTGAATTACGGCGATATTGCCCTGATGTGGCGGGGTGGTTGCATTATTCGCTCGGCGTTTCTTGGCGATATCAAAAAAGCATTTGATACCAATCCAGAGCTTCCCCATCTGCTGCTTGACGGTTTCTTCAAACAAAAAGTTGAAGGAGCTCAGGATGGGTGGCGACGTGTATGTGCTGCCGCCTTAATCAATGGTATTCCGGCTCCAGCACTTACATCCGCGCTTTGTTATCTGGATGGTTTCCGGAGTGAGTGGCTACCTGCAAACCTGCTACAGGCGCAGCGGGATTATTTTGGAGCCCATACGTACGAACGGATCGACAAACCACGTGGCCAGTTTTTTCATACGAACTGGACAGGAGAAGGCGGGGATACCGTTTCGACGGCGTACAATAACTAA
- a CDS encoding NAD(P)H-dependent oxidoreductase produces MKIALISTSSRKNSNSLRFVNYIRHLLAEVGQHEVSIVNFENYDIPYVGQGSVKKDTLTPFQEELIHVWESADLVLFAMPEYNWTAPPQATNVVHQLGVPTFRHLFDNKVFVMVGISNGRGGRQPALDMTTVVNKTISFTNSYSIVSPKLYESHETDKNLDESGHFVGHEVYDRTAKAFLHYTLNVAHRWIISEPVE; encoded by the coding sequence ATGAAAATTGCCTTGATTTCTACCTCGTCGCGCAAAAACAGTAATTCACTGCGCTTCGTCAACTACATCCGGCATCTGCTGGCTGAAGTTGGGCAACACGAGGTTTCAATAGTTAATTTCGAGAATTACGACATTCCATACGTAGGCCAGGGCTCGGTTAAAAAAGATACGCTTACGCCTTTTCAGGAAGAATTGATTCATGTCTGGGAATCGGCAGATCTTGTACTTTTCGCCATGCCTGAATATAACTGGACGGCCCCACCACAAGCCACGAATGTGGTTCATCAACTAGGTGTTCCTACGTTTAGACACCTGTTCGACAATAAAGTGTTTGTGATGGTTGGCATCTCCAATGGTCGGGGTGGCCGCCAACCCGCATTAGATATGACTACAGTTGTTAATAAGACAATTAGTTTTACCAACAGCTATTCGATTGTATCACCAAAACTATACGAATCGCACGAAACCGATAAGAATCTGGATGAAAGCGGACATTTTGTTGGCCACGAAGTCTACGACCGAACAGCTAAGGCATTTCTTCACTACACCCTAAACGTGGCTCATCGCTGGATCATCAGTGAGCCAGTGGAATAG
- a CDS encoding DUF1800 domain-containing protein, with protein MPYLDPYTTPLTVEKAAHLLRRATFGPTQTELTNFTGLTASQAVQQLINNANYSPPPPVDIDSTKATAGQTYLDKPFNGDRNFDFGHYLRYWWLGLMTSQTAPPSLLDKLTLFWQNHFVTTREVVDDYRFVNQYLLLLRNNALGNFRTLVTKISKEPAMLRYLNGNENEVGKPNENYARELQELFTVGAVDFAGNKNYTEDDVKAAARVLTGWKYTNYWVVGSTSFATTFTNSKHDATNKTFSAHYNNTVITGRATAPSPTVTAGDAELDDLVTMLLNHPQTSRFICRKLYRWYVNPNVTQQIEDNVIVPLAQFFASSGNNYAIQPLIVKLLTSQIFFDDSNRGAIVKSPAEIAVGSLRFFNQPVPDMNTDYAAFDTYFSFVFWRMRDMQMALIDQPSVFGYEPYYQTGYSKIWMNTTTIALRSDYTDAFIWRWLEVKPGYKMGIDLLAWATSLQPNFSNVAGTPAISCADVQAAFSKNLFAIELLQTQKDFLIDTIMMQGIPRTSWTFEWNAYRNAPNDTNKRNGVTWRLQNLMKYMLRMAEYHIS; from the coding sequence ATGCCTTACCTGGACCCGTATACGACACCACTGACTGTTGAGAAAGCTGCACACCTGCTCAGACGGGCAACGTTTGGACCCACCCAAACTGAACTCACAAATTTTACGGGCCTGACAGCTTCGCAGGCAGTGCAACAACTGATCAATAACGCTAATTATTCACCTCCTCCGCCGGTTGATATCGATAGTACGAAGGCCACGGCTGGACAAACGTATCTGGACAAACCGTTTAATGGGGACCGTAATTTTGACTTCGGACATTATCTGCGTTACTGGTGGCTGGGGCTGATGACTTCCCAGACTGCACCTCCGAGTTTACTCGATAAACTGACACTTTTCTGGCAGAATCACTTCGTGACGACCCGCGAAGTGGTTGATGATTACCGCTTTGTGAATCAGTATCTGTTACTCCTACGCAATAACGCCCTGGGGAACTTTCGCACACTGGTTACAAAAATCAGTAAGGAGCCAGCCATGTTGCGCTATCTGAACGGGAACGAAAACGAGGTAGGTAAACCCAACGAAAACTACGCCCGAGAACTTCAGGAACTCTTTACGGTAGGGGCCGTTGACTTTGCTGGTAACAAGAATTACACAGAAGACGATGTAAAAGCCGCAGCTCGTGTGCTGACTGGCTGGAAATATACGAATTACTGGGTGGTAGGGTCAACAAGCTTTGCGACAACGTTTACCAACAGCAAGCACGATGCTACCAACAAAACGTTTTCAGCTCATTACAACAATACCGTCATAACTGGTCGCGCAACCGCGCCTTCGCCCACCGTTACAGCGGGTGACGCCGAGCTCGACGACCTGGTGACCATGTTGCTGAATCACCCTCAGACGTCCCGGTTTATTTGTCGAAAACTATACCGCTGGTACGTTAATCCCAATGTCACCCAGCAAATTGAAGACAATGTGATTGTGCCACTGGCACAGTTTTTTGCGAGCTCCGGGAATAATTATGCGATTCAGCCGCTCATCGTCAAACTGTTGACGAGTCAGATTTTCTTTGACGATTCGAACCGGGGAGCCATTGTAAAATCACCAGCAGAGATTGCTGTTGGATCGCTCCGGTTCTTCAACCAGCCCGTTCCGGACATGAACACCGACTACGCGGCATTTGACACCTATTTTAGCTTTGTTTTCTGGCGAATGCGTGATATGCAGATGGCCCTGATCGATCAGCCGTCGGTGTTTGGTTATGAACCTTATTACCAGACGGGTTATTCGAAAATCTGGATGAATACAACGACCATTGCCCTCCGTAGCGACTATACCGATGCGTTTATCTGGCGATGGCTTGAGGTAAAGCCAGGCTATAAAATGGGTATTGATCTGTTGGCCTGGGCTACCTCACTGCAACCTAATTTCTCCAATGTAGCCGGAACACCAGCCATTTCCTGCGCGGATGTGCAGGCCGCTTTTTCTAAAAACCTCTTTGCCATTGAGTTGCTTCAAACCCAGAAAGACTTTTTGATCGATACCATTATGATGCAGGGGATTCCGCGAACATCGTGGACATTTGAATGGAATGCCTATCGCAACGCCCCAAACGATACTAACAAAAGGAATGGCGTAACGTGGCGTCTACAGAACCTGATGAAGTATATGCTACGCATGGCTGAATACCATATTTCCTGA
- a CDS encoding trans-sulfuration enzyme family protein: MHFDTLALRATHQPDATTGAVIPPIYLSTTFARNEANELPANFGYTRPNNPTREALEKAMAALEGGAVGMAFASGQAATMTLFQALRPGDHVVLSADAYYGTPALLEQVFHPWGLTYTRVDMRDLDAVQQSIHENTRVVWCETPSNPMLAITDLLTISSMAHDAGAICVCDNTWATPALQRPFDFNCDVVMHSTTKYLSGHSDVLGGALIFKRDNEFAQRIRTLQGLSGAVPSPFDSWLISRGIKTLGVRIRAQTATAQAIGEFLDGHPAVETIHYPGLPNHPDRALIQQQMNGPGAMLSIQVKGGADKALQFIGKLHLFTRATSLGGVESLIEHRASVEGPTSATPHNLLRVSVGLEHAEDLIADLAQALDALR, encoded by the coding sequence ATTCATTTCGATACCCTCGCCCTCCGCGCTACTCACCAGCCCGACGCAACAACCGGAGCCGTTATTCCGCCCATTTACCTCTCAACAACATTTGCCCGCAATGAAGCGAATGAGCTACCAGCCAACTTTGGCTATACTCGCCCCAATAATCCAACCCGCGAAGCCCTGGAAAAAGCTATGGCCGCGCTTGAAGGCGGAGCCGTTGGTATGGCGTTCGCGTCAGGACAGGCTGCCACAATGACTTTATTTCAGGCGCTACGTCCGGGCGATCATGTTGTGCTTTCTGCTGATGCTTATTATGGAACGCCAGCCCTGCTCGAACAGGTTTTTCACCCCTGGGGCTTAACCTATACGCGGGTAGATATGAGAGATCTTGATGCTGTACAGCAGTCTATTCATGAAAATACCCGGGTTGTCTGGTGCGAAACGCCATCGAATCCCATGCTGGCAATCACCGACTTGCTGACCATCAGCAGTATGGCTCATGATGCCGGAGCCATCTGCGTTTGTGACAATACCTGGGCGACTCCCGCGCTTCAGCGACCTTTCGATTTCAATTGTGATGTTGTCATGCATTCGACCACCAAGTATCTGAGTGGCCATAGCGATGTATTAGGTGGGGCTCTGATTTTTAAACGCGACAATGAGTTTGCGCAACGTATCCGCACATTGCAGGGGCTTTCGGGTGCAGTACCTTCGCCCTTCGACAGTTGGCTGATCAGCCGGGGCATCAAGACGTTGGGCGTTCGGATTCGGGCACAAACCGCTACGGCTCAGGCTATTGGAGAGTTCCTGGATGGTCATCCAGCTGTTGAGACAATCCACTATCCGGGCTTACCAAATCACCCCGACCGGGCTTTAATACAACAGCAAATGAACGGGCCGGGGGCTATGTTGTCAATTCAGGTCAAAGGAGGGGCCGACAAAGCGCTCCAATTTATTGGCAAGCTGCATTTATTCACCAGGGCAACGAGCCTGGGTGGAGTAGAAAGCCTGATTGAGCACCGAGCCAGTGTTGAAGGGCCAACTTCGGCAACACCTCATAACCTGTTGCGTGTATCGGTTGGGCTTGAGCATGCTGAAGACTTGATTGCCGATCTGGCTCAGGCTTTGGACGCCCTCCGCTGA